From a single Lolium rigidum isolate FL_2022 chromosome 7, APGP_CSIRO_Lrig_0.1, whole genome shotgun sequence genomic region:
- the LOC124677114 gene encoding galactinol synthase 1-like isoform X1: MSPMVKGVAAKERVAYVTFLAGSGDYWKGVVCLAKGLRAVKSSYPLVVAVLPDVPGAHRRALLDQGCLVREIQPVLPPDSQTKFAMPHYIINYSKLRIWEFVDYERLVFLDADIQVYANIDHLFDLEAGQLYAVKDCFCEAAWGEQCQEMAAWFPKPPPQYFNGGMLVLEPSLATAKALLDRLALTTGFTPFAEQDFLNMFFKDVYKPIPWVYNLLVSMLWRHPEKVQLGKAKVVHYCALGSKPWRFTGEEPHMDRQDMKMLVNRWWDIYNDESLNYKHAADPLRVALTEAGAVKHFSTPSAA, from the exons ATGTCTCCGATGGTCAAGGGTGTTGCGGCGAAGGAGAGGGTGGCGTACGTGACGTTTCTTGCCGGCTCCGGCGACtactggaagggcgtggtgtgtcTTGCCAAGGGCCTCCGCGCCGTCAAGTCGTCGTACCCGCTGGTGGTGGCCGTCCTCCCCGACGTCCCCGGCGCCCACCGCCGTGCCCTGCTCGACCAGGGCTGCCTCGTCCGCGAGATCCAACCCGTGCTCCCGCCGGATAGCCAGACCAAGTTCGCCATGCCTCACTACATCATCAACTACTCCAAGCTCCGCATCTGGGAG TTTGTGGACTATGAGAGGCTGGTGTTCCTTGACGCGGACATCCAGGTTTACGCGAACATCGACCACCTGTTCGACCTGGAGGCGGGTCAGCTGTACGCCGTGAAGGACTGCTTCTGCGAAGCGGCGTGGGGCGAGCAGTGCCAGGAGATGGCGGCATGGTTCCCGAAGCCGCCGCCGCAATACTTCAATGGCGGCATGTTGGTGCTCGAGCCCAGCCTCGCCACCGCCAAGGCCCTCCTCGACAGGCTCGCCCTAACGACGGGGTTCACCCCGTTTGCCGAGCAGGACTtcctcaacatgttcttcaaggaCGTTTACAAGCCCATCCCGTGGGTGTACAACCTACTGGTTTCCATGCTGTGGAGGCACCCCGAGAAGGTCCAGCTCGGCAAGGCCAAGGTGGTTCACTACTGCGCCCTG GGTTCGAAGCCGTGGAGGTTCACCGGGGAGGAGCCACACATGGACAGGCAAGATATGAAGATGCTGGTGAACAGGTGGTGGGACATCTACAACGACGAGAGCCTCAACTACAAGCACGCCGCTGATCCGCTGCGGGTTGCTCTGACTGAGGCCGGTGCCGTCAAGCACTTCTCCACGCCATCTGCAGCGTAG
- the LOC124677114 gene encoding galactinol synthase 1-like isoform X2, giving the protein MQKQTLTIEKNTEADVSVRHRRHRRVAYVTFLAGSGDYWKGVVCLAKGLRAVKSSYPLVVAVLPDVPGAHRRALLDQGCLVREIQPVLPPDSQTKFAMPHYIINYSKLRIWEFVDYERLVFLDADIQVYANIDHLFDLEAGQLYAVKDCFCEAAWGEQCQEMAAWFPKPPPQYFNGGMLVLEPSLATAKALLDRLALTTGFTPFAEQDFLNMFFKDVYKPIPWVYNLLVSMLWRHPEKVQLGKAKVVHYCALGSKPWRFTGEEPHMDRQDMKMLVNRWWDIYNDESLNYKHAADPLRVALTEAGAVKHFSTPSAA; this is encoded by the exons GGTGGCGTACGTGACGTTTCTTGCCGGCTCCGGCGACtactggaagggcgtggtgtgtcTTGCCAAGGGCCTCCGCGCCGTCAAGTCGTCGTACCCGCTGGTGGTGGCCGTCCTCCCCGACGTCCCCGGCGCCCACCGCCGTGCCCTGCTCGACCAGGGCTGCCTCGTCCGCGAGATCCAACCCGTGCTCCCGCCGGATAGCCAGACCAAGTTCGCCATGCCTCACTACATCATCAACTACTCCAAGCTCCGCATCTGGGAG TTTGTGGACTATGAGAGGCTGGTGTTCCTTGACGCGGACATCCAGGTTTACGCGAACATCGACCACCTGTTCGACCTGGAGGCGGGTCAGCTGTACGCCGTGAAGGACTGCTTCTGCGAAGCGGCGTGGGGCGAGCAGTGCCAGGAGATGGCGGCATGGTTCCCGAAGCCGCCGCCGCAATACTTCAATGGCGGCATGTTGGTGCTCGAGCCCAGCCTCGCCACCGCCAAGGCCCTCCTCGACAGGCTCGCCCTAACGACGGGGTTCACCCCGTTTGCCGAGCAGGACTtcctcaacatgttcttcaaggaCGTTTACAAGCCCATCCCGTGGGTGTACAACCTACTGGTTTCCATGCTGTGGAGGCACCCCGAGAAGGTCCAGCTCGGCAAGGCCAAGGTGGTTCACTACTGCGCCCTG GGTTCGAAGCCGTGGAGGTTCACCGGGGAGGAGCCACACATGGACAGGCAAGATATGAAGATGCTGGTGAACAGGTGGTGGGACATCTACAACGACGAGAGCCTCAACTACAAGCACGCCGCTGATCCGCTGCGGGTTGCTCTGACTGAGGCCGGTGCCGTCAAGCACTTCTCCACGCCATCTGCAGCGTAG